One genomic region from Pseudoduganella lutea encodes:
- a CDS encoding phospholipase D-like domain-containing protein, whose amino-acid sequence MDNAINRVETTYVDATTGSARCTVQWLLENRNLKGKTTHPITHNNKLTMFICGEEGFRDIANEIRNAQCSIDICCWGFDPGMELERKRNETWPRGDTYGDLLIAAGRRGVRVRLLVWFDWRAAKAGMARNMPGMTHDRHVWRQDGGLKPNAAKLSAANSSSILRSLHAQAKEGKSDPLKNQRALFDINEETIPLLARAEYCFSWYQAARGDSLGNIELRLHTGDPDSIEEQLATEATRPAIAENACMEYFGTHHQKPLLIDFNHADGAKAVGYVMGLNSVSEYWDTISHRLENPRREEVSPADAAKASESERGFRTLKPFRDYACRIDRGGALVSLYNNFICAWNRAKSKAHGAGSAVDFNAAPENAGVPSALLHKPCPGDSTVQIVRTQPAESDMSIRELYFKAADNASLAFRYLYVENQYFQYEEWTKRLVEKRRHVMKLWNKARTAAGKPLAQMPVLHVFVVIPVPERAEMIPRTYDALAHLGEQRAMKGQQVLIDNENRRVAAIKPEPAHPLDGTFGRPQPHHYVLPEVVAHANGIDKPDPKRLEREFGIKVCTAMLNACGSDGKQWRYREIYIHSKLLLVDDVFCTLGSANLNQRSMTADSELNLATIDPKLTTDLRRRIWSQLSGGMFDGGDGSQPEIEKAFRDCRELMRENELKKKNGRKLTGFLLPLADERSSTIRLG is encoded by the coding sequence GTGGACAATGCAATCAATCGCGTTGAAACAACCTACGTGGACGCGACAACCGGTTCGGCCCGTTGCACTGTGCAATGGCTGCTGGAAAACCGGAACCTGAAGGGAAAGACCACGCATCCCATCACGCATAACAACAAGCTGACGATGTTCATCTGCGGAGAAGAGGGTTTCCGTGACATCGCCAACGAAATCCGCAATGCGCAATGCAGCATCGACATCTGCTGCTGGGGTTTCGATCCAGGGATGGAACTGGAACGCAAGCGCAATGAAACCTGGCCGCGCGGTGATACATACGGCGACTTGCTCATCGCAGCTGGCCGCCGCGGCGTGCGTGTACGCTTGCTGGTGTGGTTCGATTGGAGAGCCGCCAAGGCGGGCATGGCCCGGAACATGCCCGGCATGACGCATGACCGGCATGTATGGCGGCAGGATGGCGGATTGAAACCCAACGCCGCCAAACTCAGCGCCGCCAATAGCAGTTCCATCCTGCGCAGCCTGCATGCGCAGGCGAAAGAGGGCAAATCCGATCCGCTCAAGAACCAGCGCGCCCTATTCGACATCAATGAAGAGACCATTCCCCTGCTGGCACGCGCGGAATATTGCTTCAGCTGGTATCAAGCCGCACGCGGTGATTCATTGGGAAACATTGAACTGCGTTTGCACACCGGCGATCCAGACAGCATTGAGGAGCAGCTGGCGACGGAAGCCACTCGGCCGGCAATCGCCGAGAACGCCTGCATGGAGTACTTTGGCACGCATCATCAGAAACCCCTGCTGATCGACTTCAACCACGCAGACGGCGCGAAAGCGGTGGGTTACGTCATGGGCCTGAATTCCGTGAGCGAGTATTGGGACACCATATCGCATCGGTTGGAGAATCCTCGTCGTGAAGAAGTAAGTCCCGCTGACGCAGCGAAGGCAAGCGAAAGCGAACGAGGTTTCAGGACATTGAAGCCATTTCGCGACTACGCCTGCCGCATCGACCGTGGCGGCGCCCTCGTTTCCTTGTACAACAACTTCATTTGCGCGTGGAACAGGGCGAAATCTAAAGCACACGGTGCCGGATCAGCCGTGGACTTCAACGCCGCGCCGGAGAACGCCGGGGTTCCGTCGGCCTTGCTGCACAAACCCTGCCCCGGCGATAGCACCGTCCAGATCGTTCGTACGCAACCGGCGGAAAGCGACATGTCGATACGCGAGCTGTATTTCAAGGCTGCCGACAATGCCAGCCTGGCTTTCCGTTATCTCTACGTTGAAAACCAGTACTTCCAGTATGAGGAATGGACGAAACGGCTGGTGGAGAAACGCCGTCATGTAATGAAGCTGTGGAACAAGGCCAGGACCGCAGCGGGCAAACCTCTCGCCCAAATGCCTGTGCTCCATGTGTTCGTCGTTATCCCCGTACCGGAACGCGCGGAAATGATTCCCCGCACGTACGATGCGCTGGCACATCTTGGGGAGCAAAGGGCGATGAAGGGACAGCAGGTGTTGATCGACAATGAAAACAGGCGCGTGGCGGCGATCAAGCCTGAACCGGCACATCCTCTCGATGGCACGTTCGGACGGCCCCAGCCACATCACTATGTGCTGCCAGAGGTGGTAGCGCACGCCAATGGCATCGACAAGCCCGACCCCAAAAGGCTGGAGAGGGAATTCGGCATCAAGGTCTGTACGGCGATGCTGAACGCTTGCGGCTCGGATGGCAAGCAGTGGCGTTATCGCGAAATCTATATCCATTCAAAACTGCTGCTTGTGGATGATGTGTTCTGCACATTGGGCAGTGCCAACCTGAATCAGCGCAGCATGACGGCGGACAGCGAGTTGAACCTTGCCACGATCGATCCAAAATTGACGACAGATCTGCGTCGGAGGATCTGGTCGCAGTTGAGTGGTGGGATGTTCGATGGAGGGGACGGGAGCCAACCCGAGATTGAGAAGGCTTTCAGAGATTGCCGAGAACTTATGCGCGAGAACGAGCTAAAGAAAAAAAATGGCAGAAAGCTGACCGGCTTCCTGCTGCCTCTTGCTGATGAACGCAGTTCAACGATTCGGCTGGGGTAA
- a CDS encoding pyridoxal phosphate-dependent decarboxylase family protein, with the protein MAEHKTSLDPDDWAALREQGHRMLDDMFDYLEHLRERPVWQPAPAQVRARLRSPLPREGADLATLHRTFMDDVLPYAVGNAHPGFFGWVHGGGTPVGMLAEMLAAGLNANVGGRDQVPVEVERQVARWMAELFRFPQGASGIFVTGTSMANMIAVLVARRRALGLEVRDAGLASMGQGLVAYTSAAAHDCIAQAMDLTGIGRAALRLVPLDDDFRMDTAALEAAIAADVQAGLKPFFVAATAGTVDTAAIDPLRRVAAIAHANGLWFHVDGAFGAMAMLSPELAPLLDGIDAADSIAFDFHKWAQVPYDAGFVLVRDGELHRDTFAAAPRYLKREPRGMAGGSPWPCDFGPDLSRSFRALKTWFTLQAYGADRMGAAIAGTCALARYLADEVRRRPAFELLAPVALNIVCFRYKVAGEDADDFNAALVADLQEAGIAAPSLTTLRGKVAIRVAIVNHRSERRDIDAMLKGLEELAARRLAVAR; encoded by the coding sequence ATGGCCGAGCACAAGACTTCCCTCGATCCCGACGACTGGGCGGCGCTGCGCGAGCAGGGCCACCGCATGCTCGATGATATGTTCGACTACCTCGAACACCTGCGCGAGCGCCCCGTGTGGCAACCGGCGCCGGCGCAAGTGCGCGCACGACTGCGCTCGCCGCTGCCGCGCGAGGGCGCCGACCTCGCCACCCTGCACCGCACCTTCATGGACGACGTGCTGCCCTATGCGGTCGGCAATGCGCACCCCGGCTTTTTCGGTTGGGTGCATGGCGGCGGCACGCCCGTCGGCATGCTGGCGGAGATGCTGGCGGCGGGCCTGAACGCCAACGTGGGCGGCCGCGACCAGGTGCCCGTCGAAGTGGAGCGCCAGGTGGCGCGCTGGATGGCCGAACTGTTCCGCTTCCCGCAGGGTGCCAGCGGCATCTTCGTCACCGGCACGTCGATGGCCAACATGATCGCCGTGCTGGTGGCGCGCCGGCGCGCGCTCGGGCTCGAGGTGCGCGATGCCGGCCTGGCCAGCATGGGTCAGGGCCTCGTTGCCTACACGTCCGCCGCGGCGCACGACTGCATTGCCCAGGCGATGGATCTGACCGGCATCGGCCGTGCCGCGCTGCGCCTGGTACCGCTCGACGACGACTTCCGCATGGATACCGCGGCGCTGGAAGCGGCCATCGCCGCCGACGTGCAGGCCGGCCTGAAGCCCTTCTTCGTGGCCGCCACCGCGGGCACCGTGGACACGGCCGCCATCGACCCGTTGCGGCGCGTGGCGGCCATCGCCCATGCCAACGGCCTGTGGTTCCACGTCGATGGCGCCTTCGGCGCGATGGCGATGCTGTCGCCGGAACTGGCGCCGCTGCTGGACGGGATCGATGCGGCCGACTCGATCGCCTTCGATTTCCACAAGTGGGCGCAGGTGCCATACGACGCCGGCTTCGTGCTGGTGCGCGACGGCGAACTGCACCGCGACACCTTCGCCGCCGCGCCGCGCTACCTGAAGCGCGAACCGCGCGGCATGGCCGGCGGCTCGCCGTGGCCCTGCGATTTCGGGCCCGACCTGTCCCGCTCGTTCCGCGCGCTGAAGACGTGGTTCACGCTGCAAGCCTATGGTGCCGACCGCATGGGCGCGGCGATCGCCGGCACCTGCGCGCTCGCGCGCTACCTGGCCGACGAGGTGCGCAGGCGCCCCGCCTTCGAGCTGCTGGCGCCGGTCGCGCTGAACATCGTGTGCTTCCGCTACAAGGTCGCCGGCGAGGATGCCGACGACTTCAATGCCGCGCTGGTGGCGGACCTGCAGGAGGCAGGCATCGCGGCGCCGTCACTGACCACGTTGCGGGGCAAGGTGGCCATCCGGGTGGCGATCGTCAACCATCGCAGCGAGCGGCGCGATATCGATGCGATGCTGAAGGGGCTCGAGGAGCTGGCGGCGCGGCGGCTGGCGGTGGCGCGGTAG
- a CDS encoding pectinesterase family protein yields MQPAATILSLSIALACAALAPSALAVELLPRAGAAGVNPDTQLRLVFDTPPVLGMRGQVRIYDAADDRLVDTLDLSIAPGPTTRRTAPRAPYLAHAYPYDGPRPTNADTKPGTPTPGVDPAPVNPPGDFQRTIIGGFTEGFHFHPVIVRGNTAAITPHHNLLAYGKKYYVQVDPGVLAGDGFQGITGKDWRFTTKPHGPAKDATLVTVSARGDGDFSTVQGALDHVPDRPARPGTRTTILVKNGDYEEIVYFRNKRDLTIVGEDRDKVRIHYANNEVFNPHPLNVATNELPGTFPSRRAAFMADNVQDIALVNLTIETTARGQAEGLLLNGARNIVTHVTVRGSGDALQTNGSAYYRHFTLVGEGDTILGRGPAFFEGCDIASKGAFMWIRNTAANHGNVFVGCRFTAVDGPTEIARLPDNKGRNYPYAEAVLIDATLDGISPAGWADIGDGATHAKFWEFNSRGVDGRPVDVSARHPRSRQLDATRDAAVIAQYRDPAWVLGGWKPALAPLILAQPRAVPASGAEAGSVTLTVRAAGVPEPAYRWLRDGKPIVSGTSGGKEGTMGPVVSVREPGRYSVEVSNGSGRVVSAAVSVGL; encoded by the coding sequence ATGCAACCCGCCGCCACGATCCTGTCGCTCTCTATCGCCCTTGCCTGCGCTGCCCTGGCGCCAAGCGCCCTCGCCGTCGAGCTGCTGCCCCGCGCCGGCGCTGCCGGCGTCAATCCGGACACGCAGCTGCGCCTCGTGTTCGACACGCCGCCCGTCCTGGGTATGCGCGGCCAGGTGCGCATCTACGACGCCGCCGACGACCGGCTGGTCGACACGCTGGACCTGTCGATCGCGCCTGGCCCGACCACGCGGCGCACGGCCCCGCGAGCGCCCTACCTCGCGCATGCCTATCCCTATGACGGGCCGCGCCCCACCAATGCGGACACGAAGCCGGGCACGCCGACACCCGGCGTGGACCCGGCGCCGGTCAACCCGCCCGGTGACTTCCAGCGAACGATCATCGGCGGCTTCACGGAAGGCTTTCATTTCCATCCCGTGATCGTGCGGGGCAATACGGCCGCGATCACGCCGCACCACAACCTGCTCGCCTATGGCAAGAAGTATTACGTGCAGGTCGATCCGGGCGTGCTCGCCGGTGACGGGTTCCAGGGCATCACGGGCAAGGACTGGCGTTTCACGACAAAGCCCCACGGCCCGGCGAAGGATGCGACGCTCGTCACCGTCAGCGCACGCGGCGATGGCGATTTCTCGACCGTGCAGGGGGCGCTCGATCACGTGCCGGATCGGCCGGCCCGGCCAGGCACACGGACCACGATCCTGGTGAAGAATGGCGACTACGAGGAAATCGTCTACTTCCGCAACAAGCGCGATCTCACCATCGTGGGCGAGGATCGCGACAAGGTACGCATCCACTACGCCAACAACGAGGTGTTCAACCCCCATCCGCTGAACGTGGCCACCAACGAGCTGCCCGGCACGTTCCCGTCGCGCCGCGCCGCCTTCATGGCGGACAACGTGCAGGACATCGCCCTCGTCAACCTGACCATTGAAACGACGGCAAGGGGCCAGGCCGAGGGCCTGCTGCTGAACGGCGCGCGCAATATCGTCACGCACGTGACGGTGCGCGGGTCCGGCGATGCGCTGCAGACCAATGGCAGCGCCTACTATCGCCACTTCACGCTCGTGGGCGAAGGCGATACGATCCTCGGCCGCGGGCCGGCGTTCTTCGAGGGATGCGACATCGCCTCGAAGGGAGCCTTCATGTGGATCCGGAACACCGCGGCGAACCACGGCAACGTGTTCGTGGGCTGCCGGTTCACGGCGGTCGACGGGCCGACGGAGATCGCCCGGCTGCCCGACAACAAGGGCAGGAACTACCCGTATGCCGAAGCCGTGCTGATCGATGCCACGCTGGATGGCATCAGCCCCGCCGGGTGGGCCGATATCGGCGATGGCGCCACGCACGCGAAGTTCTGGGAATTCAATTCCCGCGGTGTCGACGGCAGGCCCGTCGACGTCAGCGCCCGGCATCCACGCTCCCGGCAGCTCGATGCCACGCGCGATGCGGCCGTGATCGCGCAATACCGCGATCCGGCCTGGGTGCTGGGCGGGTGGAAGCCCGCGCTGGCGCCGCTCATCCTGGCGCAGCCACGGGCGGTCCCCGCTTCCGGGGCCGAAGCCGGCAGCGTCACGCTGACCGTGCGGGCGGCTGGCGTGCCGGAGCCTGCGTACCGGTGGTTGCGGGACGGGAAGCCGATCGTTTCCGGTACCAGCGGCGGCAAGGAAGGCACGATGGGCCCAGTGGTCTCGGTGCGGGAGCCGGGGCGGTATTCCGTCGAGGTGTCGAACGGCAGCGGGCGGGTCGTCAGTGCGGCGGTGTCGGTCGGTCTCTGA
- a CDS encoding TonB-dependent receptor yields MNHRTTAGRRVALGLTVMASLIAQAYAQDATTATATNPADAVTTPAAADPAMQTVKVTGYRNSLLSSARDKKESVGFQDSINAEDLGKFPDKNIAESLSRVPGVQVARDVTGEGMTIQIRGLGSSFTKILLNNSPIAVASSGPIDGANTNREVDLDLLPTDLFSKLTVSKSPTAGQIEGGAAGVVNLRSARPFDKEGRQLSMGLTGTKQHVADKAGFRGNVIASNTWDGKFGLLGGISFSRQENRTRGFETVGWTNPNLTAAQSNSPGRNATGGGNWTIPAVVPANAGNGLVPGTAIDQQFLLANNPGLSIDQIDNAIVPRLGRTMEYYGNRDKISVVLAGEYRPTESLHFYLDTMYSKKDDDMQRNAYTWAVRNNGSIPLNMTVDRSDCAAGCVATSGTFANALNFIEFGPRRDKVDLLGINPGVEWKITPKLTFDAAANWNRSRFTHEAPTIMPITAPNSGNTITYENNGGVPSIVSNLDLNDPKNYQWVGGRVNIQNELRETETKGFHTNMAWGDKKLTIRTGFAWDDINRTIRAQDNSAAWQAAVCGNNPSVFLQGPNGAPPCNGASTPGASAAALYPGYGTGYTAGQNAALTYGGSLIPNAALQNYLMPGPYGRLALDWDRFRNDSNYDYFNSTAPDSGASSTGASAGYIREKSKAIYVEANGELQPAGFNLRWNAGVRYVRTEQQVGSLNSTADPRNANLTLNGSKYPNISQWVYQNTEYSNTLPSGTVALDLTKDVVLRAAASRSMTRVNPNDLRPGINFSGVSADVGTIGNPGLNPYLSDNIDLGVDWYTGREGYLSVTAFQKRLNGFTVNENITMPFSNLAQYGINYNTLIPAQQLAIDSRGGPQNATVVMTRPRNADGILRIRGLEIGWVQPLDKILPWRGFGFSETLTLINQKASGEGSQGFIALGVPKKTNNFGVYYENHGYMLRLSHTYSQGSQVANANQSGITAAALYGRDYKQADFSSSFELDQIFDREGLPMLTFDIVNLNKAKRSGYFQFANATMSQYDPGRTFALGLRMKF; encoded by the coding sequence ATGAATCATCGAACGACCGCCGGCCGGCGCGTCGCGCTCGGCTTGACCGTAATGGCAAGCCTGATCGCCCAGGCCTATGCCCAGGACGCCACCACCGCTACCGCTACCAATCCCGCCGACGCAGTGACGACCCCCGCGGCGGCCGACCCTGCGATGCAGACCGTGAAAGTCACGGGTTATCGCAACAGCCTGTTGTCCTCCGCGCGCGACAAGAAGGAATCCGTGGGCTTCCAGGATTCGATCAACGCCGAAGACCTGGGGAAATTCCCCGACAAGAACATCGCCGAATCGCTGAGCCGCGTGCCTGGCGTGCAGGTCGCGCGCGACGTGACGGGCGAGGGCATGACGATCCAGATCCGTGGCCTGGGCTCCTCGTTCACGAAGATCCTGCTGAACAACTCGCCGATCGCCGTGGCCTCGTCTGGCCCGATCGATGGCGCCAACACGAATCGCGAAGTCGACCTCGACCTGCTGCCGACCGACCTGTTCAGCAAGCTTACGGTGAGCAAGAGCCCGACCGCGGGCCAGATCGAAGGCGGCGCCGCCGGCGTCGTCAACCTGCGCAGCGCGCGACCATTCGACAAGGAAGGCCGCCAGCTGTCGATGGGCCTGACCGGCACGAAGCAGCATGTCGCCGACAAGGCGGGCTTCCGCGGCAACGTGATCGCGTCGAACACGTGGGATGGCAAGTTCGGCCTGCTGGGCGGCATCTCGTTCTCGCGCCAGGAAAACCGCACCCGCGGCTTCGAGACCGTGGGCTGGACCAATCCGAACCTGACGGCCGCGCAAAGCAATTCGCCGGGGCGCAACGCGACCGGCGGCGGCAACTGGACCATTCCGGCCGTGGTGCCGGCCAACGCCGGTAACGGCCTGGTGCCGGGCACGGCGATCGACCAGCAGTTCCTGCTGGCGAACAATCCGGGCCTGTCGATCGACCAGATCGACAACGCGATCGTGCCGCGCCTGGGCCGCACGATGGAATACTACGGCAACCGCGACAAGATTTCCGTCGTGCTGGCCGGCGAATACCGCCCGACCGAAAGCCTGCACTTCTACCTGGACACCATGTACAGCAAGAAGGACGACGACATGCAGCGCAACGCCTACACGTGGGCGGTGCGGAACAATGGGTCGATCCCGCTGAACATGACGGTGGACCGCAGCGACTGCGCGGCCGGCTGCGTGGCCACATCGGGCACGTTCGCCAACGCGCTGAACTTCATCGAGTTCGGCCCGCGCCGCGACAAGGTCGACCTGCTGGGCATCAATCCGGGCGTGGAATGGAAGATCACGCCGAAGCTGACGTTCGACGCCGCCGCCAACTGGAACCGCAGCCGCTTCACGCACGAAGCGCCGACGATCATGCCGATCACGGCGCCGAACAGCGGCAACACGATCACGTATGAAAACAATGGCGGCGTGCCGTCGATCGTGTCGAACCTGGACCTGAACGATCCGAAGAACTACCAGTGGGTGGGCGGGCGCGTCAACATCCAGAACGAACTGCGCGAGACGGAAACCAAGGGCTTCCACACGAACATGGCGTGGGGCGACAAGAAGCTGACGATCCGCACCGGCTTCGCGTGGGACGACATCAACCGCACCATCCGCGCGCAGGACAACTCCGCCGCGTGGCAGGCCGCCGTTTGCGGCAACAACCCGAGTGTGTTCCTGCAAGGACCGAACGGTGCGCCGCCGTGCAATGGCGCCAGCACCCCGGGCGCCTCGGCCGCGGCCCTGTACCCGGGCTATGGCACCGGCTATACGGCCGGCCAGAACGCCGCATTGACCTACGGCGGTTCGCTGATCCCGAACGCCGCGCTGCAGAACTACCTGATGCCTGGCCCTTACGGCCGCCTGGCGCTGGACTGGGACCGCTTCCGCAACGATTCGAACTACGACTACTTCAACAGCACGGCGCCGGATTCCGGCGCGTCGTCGACCGGCGCCAGCGCCGGCTACATCCGCGAGAAGTCGAAGGCGATCTACGTGGAAGCGAACGGCGAACTGCAGCCGGCAGGTTTCAACCTGCGCTGGAACGCGGGCGTGCGCTACGTGCGCACCGAGCAGCAGGTGGGCTCGCTGAACTCGACGGCCGATCCGCGCAACGCGAACCTCACGCTGAACGGCAGCAAGTATCCGAACATCAGCCAGTGGGTGTACCAGAACACGGAGTACAGCAACACGCTGCCTTCCGGTACCGTCGCGCTGGACCTGACGAAGGACGTGGTATTGCGCGCCGCCGCCTCGCGCAGCATGACGCGCGTGAACCCGAACGACCTGCGCCCCGGCATCAACTTCTCCGGCGTGTCGGCGGACGTGGGCACGATCGGCAACCCGGGCCTGAACCCTTACCTGTCGGATAACATCGACCTGGGCGTGGACTGGTACACGGGCCGCGAGGGCTACCTGTCGGTGACCGCGTTCCAGAAGCGCCTGAACGGTTTCACTGTGAACGAGAACATCACGATGCCGTTCTCGAACCTGGCGCAGTACGGGATCAACTACAACACGCTGATCCCGGCGCAGCAGCTGGCGATCGATTCGCGCGGCGGTCCGCAGAACGCGACCGTGGTGATGACTCGGCCGCGCAACGCGGACGGCATCCTGCGCATCCGCGGCCTGGAAATCGGCTGGGTGCAGCCGCTGGACAAGATCCTGCCGTGGCGCGGTTTCGGCTTCAGCGAAACGCTCACGCTGATCAACCAGAAGGCCAGCGGCGAAGGCTCGCAGGGCTTCATCGCGCTGGGCGTGCCGAAGAAGACCAACAACTTCGGCGTCTACTACGAGAACCACGGCTACATGCTGCGCCTGTCGCACACGTACTCGCAGGGTAGCCAGGTGGCCAACGCGAACCAGAGCGGCATCACGGCCGCGGCGCTGTACGGCCGCGACTACAAGCAGGCGGACTTCTCGTCGAGCTTCGAGCTGGACCAGATCTTCGACCGCGAAGGCCTGCCGATGCTGACCTTCGACATCGTCAACCTGAACAAGGCCAAGCGCAGCGGCTACTTCCAGTTCGCCAACGCCACGATGTCGCAATATGATCCGGGCCGCACGTTCGCCCTCGGTCTGCGCATGAAGTTCTGA
- a CDS encoding branched-chain amino acid aminotransferase yields the protein MNSFLRSFRYVLHYHVQHHPSTTPASAADREQKLKAIQFGRVFTDHMAVVKYSNGTWHDPEVKPYGPLSLDPSASVLHYGQAIFEGFKAYRQPDNSISLFRPEQNAERFNRSAHRLAMPAIPKELFIGAADALVKLDQSWVPGGSGESLYLRPFMIATDPFLGVRPSNEYLFLLIASPAGEYFPQGLKPVSVWASKEYVRAAPGGTGEAKCAGNYAASLLAQAEATQHGCDQVIWLDAIEREYIEEMGGMNLFFVYRKEGKPVIVTPQLTGTLLPGITRSTLLQLAADEGYEAEERRLSLTEVRNAIESGEISEVFACGTAAVITPVGLIKGRGFEVTINNNENGPVALALRDALLGIQRGTAADTHGWLHKVALG from the coding sequence ATCAACTCGTTTCTCCGCAGTTTTCGATATGTCCTCCACTACCACGTTCAACATCACCCCTCGACCACCCCGGCCTCCGCCGCCGACCGTGAACAGAAACTGAAGGCCATCCAGTTCGGCCGCGTGTTCACCGATCACATGGCCGTCGTCAAGTACAGCAATGGCACCTGGCACGATCCGGAAGTGAAGCCTTACGGCCCGCTGTCGCTCGATCCGTCCGCTTCCGTGCTGCACTATGGCCAGGCGATCTTCGAGGGCTTCAAGGCTTATCGCCAGCCGGACAATTCGATCAGCCTGTTCCGCCCGGAGCAGAACGCCGAGCGCTTCAACCGCAGCGCGCACCGCCTGGCGATGCCGGCGATCCCGAAGGAGCTGTTCATCGGCGCGGCCGATGCGCTGGTCAAGCTCGACCAGTCATGGGTGCCGGGCGGTTCGGGCGAGAGCCTGTACCTGCGGCCGTTCATGATCGCCACCGATCCGTTCCTGGGCGTGCGGCCATCCAATGAATACCTGTTCCTGCTGATCGCATCGCCGGCCGGCGAGTACTTCCCGCAGGGCCTGAAGCCCGTGAGCGTGTGGGCCAGCAAGGAATACGTGCGCGCCGCGCCGGGCGGCACCGGTGAAGCCAAGTGCGCCGGCAACTACGCGGCCAGCCTGCTGGCGCAGGCCGAGGCAACGCAGCATGGCTGCGACCAGGTGATCTGGCTCGACGCAATCGAGCGCGAATACATCGAGGAAATGGGCGGCATGAACCTGTTCTTCGTGTACCGGAAAGAAGGCAAGCCGGTCATCGTGACGCCGCAATTGACCGGCACCCTCCTGCCGGGCATCACGCGTTCGACCCTGCTGCAACTGGCCGCCGACGAAGGCTACGAGGCCGAAGAGCGCCGGCTGTCGCTGACGGAAGTGCGCAATGCGATCGAATCGGGCGAGATTTCCGAAGTGTTCGCCTGCGGCACGGCCGCCGTCATCACGCCGGTGGGCCTGATCAAGGGCCGCGGCTTCGAGGTCACGATCAACAACAATGAAAACGGCCCGGTGGCGCTGGCCCTGCGCGATGCGCTGCTGGGCATCCAGCGCGGCACGGCGGCCGATACGCACGGCTGGCTGCACAAGGTCGCGCTGGGCTGA
- a CDS encoding cupin domain-containing protein: protein MAGFSINLEEKTLSNDNFREVLFTTPQSQLVVMTLQAGEEIGAEQHDDTDQFIRVEAGQGKAILDGEEHALEDGVGVVIPAGTHHNVINTGSEPLKLYTLYTPPEHPDGTIHKNKAEADAYEAEHGHH, encoded by the coding sequence ATGGCCGGATTCAGTATCAACCTCGAAGAAAAAACCCTGTCGAACGACAACTTCCGCGAAGTGCTGTTCACCACGCCGCAAAGCCAGCTGGTCGTGATGACCCTGCAGGCCGGCGAGGAGATCGGCGCCGAGCAGCATGATGACACGGACCAGTTCATCCGCGTGGAAGCGGGGCAGGGCAAGGCGATCCTCGATGGCGAGGAACATGCGCTGGAAGATGGCGTGGGCGTCGTGATCCCCGCCGGCACCCATCACAACGTGATCAACACGGGCAGCGAGCCTCTGAAGCTGTACACGCTGTACACGCCGCCGGAGCATCCGGACGGCACAATTCACAAGAACAAGGCCGAGGCGGATGCCTACGAGGCCGAGCACGGCCACCACTGA
- a CDS encoding DUF4261 domain-containing protein yields the protein MAPQESILCIPGDWTDRHALLERIIRDSDGYLCLGPLLMHMETKDKFELQFEEFDTRMTSAFASAGRHWEGTDDMDRIATHASVVYLIGEGGSRASAERLMLAGEGLLKAGGLGVKVESSGVAHSPRAWRGLVAARHLFGVHDAFVLYVRGAHVYSCGMHHFGLPEAMVDEADVDDAAELLRTFTRYLLDENPTIRAGQTFATAADAPVFRIVEGVPIDYDADSLFRNPHGMWRLELIRPDVRPRKAAAWWRGMLN from the coding sequence ATGGCACCACAAGAATCGATATTGTGCATTCCAGGGGATTGGACGGATCGCCACGCCCTGCTCGAACGGATCATTCGCGATAGCGATGGTTACCTATGCCTTGGCCCGCTATTGATGCACATGGAGACCAAGGACAAGTTCGAGCTGCAGTTCGAGGAATTCGATACGCGTATGACCAGCGCATTTGCCAGCGCTGGGCGGCATTGGGAAGGCACTGACGACATGGACCGGATCGCCACGCACGCATCGGTCGTGTACCTGATCGGCGAGGGCGGCTCGCGAGCGAGTGCAGAGCGGCTGATGCTTGCGGGTGAGGGCTTGCTCAAGGCCGGCGGATTGGGCGTCAAAGTGGAAAGCAGCGGCGTCGCTCACAGCCCCCGCGCCTGGCGCGGCCTTGTCGCCGCCCGGCATCTGTTCGGTGTGCACGACGCCTTTGTCCTGTATGTGCGCGGCGCGCACGTCTACTCGTGCGGAATGCATCACTTCGGGCTCCCTGAGGCAATGGTCGACGAAGCCGATGTCGACGACGCCGCGGAACTGCTCCGGACCTTTACCCGGTATCTGCTCGACGAGAACCCGACGATCCGTGCCGGCCAGACCTTTGCGACAGCCGCCGATGCGCCGGTCTTTCGCATCGTCGAAGGCGTGCCGATCGATTATGATGCCGACTCGCTGTTCCGCAATCCCCATGGCATGTGGCGGCTCGAACTGATACGGCCCGATGTCCGCCCACGAAAGGCCGCCGCCTGGTGGCGTGGAATGCTGAACTGA